One segment of Methylotuvimicrobium sp. KM2 DNA contains the following:
- a CDS encoding NAD(P)H-dependent oxidoreductase subunit E: MESFIQNLVETHARRPTRLLAILRAVQARYFHIPNQAIRLLSKELNIPTTRIIGVIEFYSFLHLTPRGRYDILISDSITDHMLGKHNLMDYLSNKLSVSPGSVREDGLISLDNTSCTGMCDQGPAGLINGRAITRLDRPRIDAIAQLIDEQKALDDWPKEFFEVSDNIYQSDLLLSSRLTAGEGLQATFARGPKETLSEVDKSGLRGRGGAGFKTAMKWRFCSEESEQERYVVCNADEGEPGTFKDRVLLNSYADHVFEGMTICAALIGAKQGFLYLRGEYLHLYQKLENILEQRRQAGLLGNDILGKGLNFDIEICLGAGAYICGEESALIESLEGKCGIPRNRPPYPVSQGYLNKPTVVNNVETFAATANIALHGGAWFADKGTEKSQGTKVLSISGDCLRPGIYEYPFGVTVRKILEDCGAHDVLGVQIGGPSGTFISNQELDRILGFEDLATGGSFIVFNSTRNILDIVRNFTDFFAHESCGFCTPCRVGTSLLKKQLDKIVDGHGSAGDVVALEELTRLVKNHSHCGLGQTAANPIIHTLERYPDLYQSQLKKISYEPGFDLNASLETARRMANRNDAGAHLAQVEE, encoded by the coding sequence ATGGAATCGTTCATTCAAAATCTCGTTGAAACCCACGCAAGGCGCCCAACTCGGCTTTTAGCAATATTACGCGCCGTTCAGGCGCGATACTTCCATATCCCGAACCAAGCCATTCGATTGCTATCCAAGGAATTAAATATTCCAACAACTCGCATTATCGGCGTCATTGAATTTTATAGCTTTCTTCATTTAACGCCGCGCGGACGTTACGATATATTGATTAGCGATTCGATTACCGATCACATGCTCGGCAAACACAATTTGATGGACTATCTATCTAACAAACTTTCCGTGTCGCCCGGCAGCGTTCGTGAAGACGGATTGATCAGTTTGGATAATACTTCATGCACCGGCATGTGCGATCAAGGCCCCGCCGGACTGATCAATGGCCGCGCGATCACTCGCCTTGACCGACCTAGAATCGACGCGATCGCACAATTGATCGACGAACAAAAAGCACTTGACGACTGGCCCAAGGAATTCTTTGAGGTCAGCGATAACATCTATCAATCCGATTTGCTATTGAGCAGTCGCCTAACTGCCGGAGAAGGCCTCCAAGCGACTTTCGCACGCGGCCCAAAAGAAACGCTATCGGAAGTCGATAAATCCGGACTCAGAGGGCGAGGCGGCGCAGGCTTTAAAACGGCAATGAAATGGCGATTTTGCTCCGAAGAATCGGAACAAGAACGCTATGTAGTCTGCAATGCCGATGAAGGCGAACCCGGAACATTCAAAGACCGAGTATTACTGAATAGCTATGCCGACCATGTTTTCGAAGGCATGACTATTTGCGCGGCACTAATCGGCGCCAAGCAGGGTTTTCTGTATCTACGCGGCGAATATCTTCATCTTTACCAAAAATTGGAAAACATTCTCGAACAACGCCGTCAGGCCGGTTTGCTCGGTAACGATATTCTCGGCAAAGGCCTAAATTTCGATATCGAGATCTGTCTCGGCGCCGGCGCCTATATCTGCGGCGAGGAGTCGGCATTAATCGAATCGCTCGAAGGCAAATGCGGTATTCCGCGAAATCGTCCGCCCTACCCTGTTTCCCAAGGCTATTTAAACAAGCCCACTGTCGTCAACAACGTTGAAACTTTCGCGGCCACCGCCAACATTGCCTTACACGGAGGCGCTTGGTTCGCGGATAAAGGCACGGAAAAATCCCAAGGCACCAAGGTTCTTAGCATTAGCGGCGACTGTCTACGTCCCGGCATTTACGAATATCCGTTTGGCGTTACGGTACGGAAAATTCTGGAGGATTGCGGCGCCCACGATGTACTTGGCGTTCAAATCGGCGGGCCGTCCGGCACCTTTATTTCCAACCAGGAACTCGATCGCATACTAGGATTCGAGGATTTAGCCACGGGTGGCTCGTTCATCGTGTTTAATTCGACACGCAACATTCTCGACATCGTGCGTAATTTCACTGATTTCTTCGCGCATGAAAGTTGTGGTTTTTGCACACCTTGCCGTGTCGGCACGTCGTTATTGAAAAAACAACTCGACAAGATCGTCGACGGCCACGGTTCGGCCGGTGATGTGGTTGCCCTTGAAGAATTGACCCGCCTGGTTAAAAACCATAGCCATTGCGGCTTAGGCCAAACGGCGGCCAATCCGATCATTCATACCTTGGAAAGGTATCCCGACTTATATCAAAGCCAATTGAAAAAAATCAGTTACGAGCCCGGCTTCGATTTAAACGCTTCCCTTGAAACTGCCAGACGCATGGCAAACCGTAATGATGCAGGGGCACATCTAGCCCAGGTGGAGGAATAG
- a CDS encoding 2Fe-2S iron-sulfur cluster-binding protein produces MSKTFTLDGKPIPFEDGQTIMDAATAAGVYIPHLCHHPEFTPHGSCKLCNVNVNGRTCSACTFPATEGQNVLSETAEINQDRQKITQMLFVEGNHFCPSCEKSGNCQLQGVAYHLNMLDNHFPHFFAERKMDASHPDVMIDHNRCIFCTLCVRASQQADGKNVFAISGRGINKHLIVNSESGQLKDSDIDAGDRAAHICPTGAILIKRTGYTIPIGQRIYDHKQIDQVSLETEHESHD; encoded by the coding sequence ATGAGCAAAACATTTACCTTGGACGGCAAGCCCATTCCATTCGAAGATGGACAAACCATCATGGATGCCGCTACTGCGGCCGGCGTTTATATTCCGCATCTATGCCATCACCCGGAATTCACGCCGCACGGTAGCTGTAAGCTATGCAACGTTAATGTCAATGGCCGCACATGTTCAGCTTGTACATTCCCGGCAACAGAAGGCCAAAATGTATTGAGCGAAACGGCCGAAATCAATCAGGACCGCCAAAAAATCACACAAATGCTATTCGTCGAAGGCAATCATTTTTGCCCGTCCTGCGAAAAATCCGGCAACTGCCAATTGCAAGGCGTCGCTTATCATTTGAATATGCTCGACAATCATTTTCCGCACTTTTTCGCGGAACGTAAAATGGATGCGAGCCACCCGGACGTCATGATCGACCATAATCGCTGCATTTTTTGCACTTTATGCGTCAGAGCCAGCCAACAAGCCGACGGCAAAAACGTTTTTGCGATTTCAGGCCGTGGTATTAACAAGCACTTGATTGTTAATTCCGAGTCCGGGCAGTTGAAAGACAGCGATATCGATGCCGGCGACCGAGCCGCGCACATCTGTCCGACCGGAGCGATTCTGATCAAACGAACCGGCTATACAATCCCGATCGGACAACGTATTTACGATCACAAACAAATCGATCAAGTCAGCTTGGAAACGGAGCACGAGAGTCATGACTAA